The Candidatus Thermoplasmatota archaeon nucleotide sequence GCGGACCAGAACCTGGTCCTCGCGGACGCCTCGGACGTCCTCAACCGGGAAGCGGTCCTGAAGCTCCTCGCGGACAAGCTCGCGGAGGCGCGGGAGGCCGCCGACGCCGCGACCTTCGACGGGTCCGGGCAGGCGGCCCCGAAGGGGTCACGCGCGAGACCGGCTCCCGGCGACGGCAAGCCATAAATAGGCCATGCCCCTTCTTCGGCCCGTTCCGGGAGATCGTTCTCCATGTCCAAGGGTACCCCGTCACTCGGCAAGCGCAACTCCAAGACGCATGTGCGCTGCCGCCGCTGTGGTCGCCACAGCTTCCACGCCTCCAAGCGCTACTGCGCCGCCTGCGGCTTCGGCAAGAGCGCGAAGCGCATGGTGCGCGCGGTGAGCCACAAGGCCAAGGCGCGCCGCAAGCAGTCGCCGAAGGTCCACTAAGGCGGTGGCGATGGCGAGGAAGGCCCGACGGAGCTCCATCCGCTCCGCCGGCCGCGCCGAAGAGGCGGTCATCCTCGCCCACGCCCGCGCCCTCCTCGACCACCCCGAACGCGCCGTCCCCCGCTGCGAGGGCGGCTGCGTCCTCTTCTCCCCCATCAAGGCCGCCGAGAAGGCCGTCCGCCGCATCCACGCGCACCGCGAGGACGCGGCGAAGCTCCAGAAGGCCGCGCGACGCGAAGGGAACCGCATCGCGCGCGGCTACGCGGCCACGCTCCTCGTCGCCTCCGAGACGAAGCTCGCGTACCTCGCGAACCTCAAGCTGCCCACGGGCACCGTCGTGAGCTACGCGCTGCGCGGCAAGGCCACGCCGCACGTCCTCGCGGGCCTCCAGCACCACACGGACCGCGAGCTGCGCCTCCTCTCCGTCTTCCCGTACGTGAAGCGGCGCGGGCTCCACGTGTACAGCCTCGAGGATGGCCTCGTCTGCACGGGCGCGAAGCCGCGCCCGCCCGCCGCCTTCGTGGACGAGAAGCTCGACGCCCTCGGCGCCCGCCGGGACGCCGCGAACCCCGCGCTCGCGCGCTGCCCGCACGCGGCCGCGGGCGACCGCGACCTCGTCGTCCTCACCTGGAAGAGCGCGGGCGTCGCGATCGAGCTCTGCGAGGACTGCCTCGACGACGAGGGGAACAGCCTCGCCGAGGTGTACGTCCACGTCTCCATGCCTTCGCCCTGGAAGGACTGGCGCGCCGAGGTCCGTCTCGCGCCCCTCGCGAAAGCCGGCGCGCGCGCAGGGGACGCCGCGCCCGCCGCCTCGACGCCGCGCGACGTCGAGGAGCGCTACCTGAAGCTGGGCCTCAACGACGCGGCGTTCCTCGCCGACGCGCGCTCGCGCCTCGCGGCGACGCTCGAAGCCGGGTCCGGGCTCAGGATCGTCGCGGGCCGCACCGACTACGGCCGCGACGTCGACGCGCTTGCGACCGCGCTGGACGCGACGCCCCTCGAGCGCCACGCGCTCGCCGCCGCGCTCGACGACCACACGAAGCCCGTCGTCGTCCTCGACCGTCCGAGCGTCGCGCGCGTCCTCGAGGCCGTCTGGCCCGAGCGCGGCCGCGCCGCGCTCGCGGCCATCGGCGGCGAAGAGGCCGCGAAGCTCCACCGCGCGGAATCCACCGCGGCGGAGATCCCCGACGTCCTGCGCCGCGCCGACGCGCTCGCGGGCCGCGCCCGCGTCGAAGCCGCGCTCCCGCGCTACGCCGCGCTCCCGCCGCTTCCCGCCTTCGCGGACAAGGCCGCGCGCCTCTACCGCGCGAAGGGCCGCGACGACCTCCTGCGTTTTCTCGCAGGCGACCGCCCCGCGAAGGAGCGCGCGGTCGCCCTCGCGTTCCTCAAGGCGCTCGGCGCCGCCCAGACGCAGGCGTGGCGCTTCAGCGGCCTCGACGAGGACGGCGCGAACTTCGTCCTCGAACCCGCGCGCGACCTCCTCGAGGGCCCGCCCGAGAATTACCACCGGGCCCTCGCGGAGCTCTCGCGCCGCGCGGGCGTCATCGAGACGTTCGAGCCGGTGCGGTGACGCCGGGCGCGCGCCGCCCGCGCGGGGCTCACCGTGCCCTTGAAATAGGGGAAATGCCATCGTCGCTTGCCCCAGGACCCCCCGGTCCTGCGGAAAATCCACACCGGGCTTGTGGTCTAGTGGTTATGATACCTCCTTGACATGGAGGTGGTCGGCGGTTCGAATCCGCCCAAGCCCACTGGCCTCCGCGAGGGGGTCGAAATCGGTCGCCGTCGCGTGACCGATCAGCCGCGTTCGGGCGCGTAGATCAGCGGTAGATCGCTCCCTTGGCATGGGAGAGGCCGCGAGTTCAAATCTCGCCGCGTCCACTTCGCACACCTGCGCGATCCTCCTTTTCCGATTCGAATTCCAGATCGCGCCTGCGGGGAGGAAAGCATTGAAGGCCCCCGCCCGCAATTTTGATATCGTTCCCCCATGCGGCGGCTCCTCGCGGCCCTCCTTGTTTTCCTTGCCTGGCCCAGCGCCGTCGCGGAATCCGATGAACCCGTTTGGCCGAATGGCGCTTATAATCCGTATGACCGGACGCCGATCCGGGTTTGGCTCGACGAAGGGAACCTGACCGCGAAGACCCGAACTTACCTCGACACCGTCCGTGAGGCCATGGCCTACTGGGAAAACGGAGGGAACGGCGCGATCCGCTGGAACGTGACGTTCAGTCTGTCGCCGTCACTGAACGAATCTGACCTCGTCGTTCGATTCGATCCCGCCGCAACCCTGCACTGCGGACTCGAAATCGGTGTCGGATGCGGCGGATATGGCGTTAACCGCAGCCATCGCGGAATCGTTCGGCTTGCACTCTACCAAGAAGTGCCGCCTGGCACTGCGGTCCTTGAGGTTCGCCACCGCAGCTATGATGCCATGCGCGACACCGCCATCCACGAGTTCGGCCACGCCCTCGGCCTTCCCCACTCGGACGATCCGTTGGACGTCATGTATCCCGAAAGCGATACCCACCGCTATGCTGATTCTCCGGACTCGCTCCTTCCCCACGCGGAAGTCGTAAAGTGGATGGGTTACGCGGTTGGCGCGGTCGCGGCGATCATGGGCGCGCTGTTCCTCGTGCACAGGATTCAGGACAACCGAGCCCAGCGTCGCATCGAACGCATGCTCGTAGAAGCCGAGCGATCGATGGCTGAACGCCCTCGCCGCTGACTCACCCCGTCGGATCCCGTCCCCAGTTCATGAGACTGAACCGCCAGTCTGTGTCCGTCACGTCCCCCTCGGGCCTCTGCGCCATGTGGCGATGCACGTACCCGACGACCTTCCGCATGTGCGCGTAGTCGTCGTCCGTGTAGTCGTCCTTCGTCTTGCGCAGGATGTCGATGATGCGGCGTCCCGACGCGTGGCCGACGCTTTCCGCGCCCGGCGCGTCCTTCGCGCCCACGCTTTTCGATTCCTCCGTTTGAAGCCACGCTTCGAGGTCCGACGGGCTCATGTTCACGGCCTCGCGGAAATCCTTCCGGATCTCCTTCTTCTCGCCGTCGTCCATCAGTCGGCCTCCCGGAGCTCCTCGCCCTTGTGCGCCGCGCGCGCGCCCGTCGATCCGCTCTCCACGATGTAGCGGGGGTCGTCCTCGCTCGCGACGTACCGGAAATCCTCGATCGTTCCCGGCTCCTTCGCGATGCGCACGATGCGGCCCTCGCTCGTGCCCTGGGCGTGGTCCCACGCCACGTGGTCGCCGACTTTCCATTCCTTGGCGCTCATGCGGCGGATTCGGAAGGCGCGCGGCGTCAGGGTTGTGGCCGAAGGGCGACCCCCGCGCGCACCCTGGAGACCCCCTGTTTTTCGCTGAATTTTATATCATCCAGGGTGTTAGTCCCGGGTGCGGGCGAGCGGGCGAGCGTTTGCGTATCTCGTGACGTTGATCTTCCTGCTCTCCGGCTGCGTGTCGCCGACGGTGACGGGCCCGCCGCTCCTCGGCGCCGGCGACGTCCCGCTCGGCGGCCTTCCGCCTCTCGACCCCTTCGAGGCGACCGCCGTTGCGACCTCGGTCGGCATGACCGTGAATCTCGCGGCCTTCGCGGGCGGGCTCCTCACGCTCCCCGCCGCCGGCGCGGGGCCGGTGTCCGTCGGACCGGTGGGCGCGGCCGACCTCGCCGCG carries:
- a CDS encoding 50S ribosomal protein L37e — its product is MSKGTPSLGKRNSKTHVRCRRCGRHSFHASKRYCAACGFGKSAKRMVRAVSHKAKARRKQSPKVH
- a CDS encoding matrixin family metalloprotease; this encodes MRRLLAALLVFLAWPSAVAESDEPVWPNGAYNPYDRTPIRVWLDEGNLTAKTRTYLDTVREAMAYWENGGNGAIRWNVTFSLSPSLNESDLVVRFDPAATLHCGLEIGVGCGGYGVNRSHRGIVRLALYQEVPPGTAVLEVRHRSYDAMRDTAIHEFGHALGLPHSDDPLDVMYPESDTHRYADSPDSLLPHAEVVKWMGYAVGAVAAIMGALFLVHRIQDNRAQRRIERMLVEAERSMAERPRR
- a CDS encoding DUF3140 domain-containing protein, with the translated sequence MDDGEKKEIRKDFREAVNMSPSDLEAWLQTEESKSVGAKDAPGAESVGHASGRRIIDILRKTKDDYTDDDYAHMRKVVGYVHRHMAQRPEGDVTDTDWRFSLMNWGRDPTG
- a CDS encoding DUF2945 domain-containing protein, which translates into the protein MSAKEWKVGDHVAWDHAQGTSEGRIVRIAKEPGTIEDFRYVASEDDPRYIVESGSTGARAAHKGEELREAD